TTCACAATAAAAGCGTGCAATTTCCCTGCGCCGCTCATTATCGGCATCAAGCTTTTTAAGCTTAATATTTAAAAATGCCGCTTGCAGCTCATCAAGCCTTGAATTGCAGCCTTTGTAAATATTCTCATATTTTTTATGCGAGCCATAATTGCCTAAAGCGCGGATTTTCTCTATAAGCGCATAATCATTACTCACCACACAACCGCCATCACCTAGTGCGCCTAAATTTTTACCCGGATAAAATGAAAACGCGCCTACATCGCCTAGTGTGCCTACTCTTTTGCCCTGATATATCGCTCCATGCGCCTGTGCGCAATCCTCAATAATAAATAATTTATAGCGAGAGGCTAAATCCCACACTTTTTGCATATCCACAGCCTGCCCATAGAGATGCACCACCATAATCGCGCGCGTTTTGGGCGTGATAGCAGATTCTATCAAATCCACATCGATATTATAATTTGTTATATTTGGCTCGACAAACACAGGCACGCAGCCGCACGCCCAAATGGCAAGCATCGAGGCGATGTAGGTATTTGCTGGCACGATAATTTCATCACCAGGCTTTAAATCTAGCCCTAAAATAGCTAATTTTAGCGCATCTAAGCCATTAGCGCAGCCCACACTCGCATTTACGCCACAATACGCACTAAAAGCCTGCTCAAAGCGCTTATTATGCTCGCCTAGCACATATCTGCCACTTTTTAAAATATCATCTATTTCAGAATCTAGCTCGCCCCTAAATCGCTCATTCACTTTGGCTAAGTCTAAAAACGCTATCATATTTTATCCATCGATTTTCAAAACAGCTAAAAACGCTTCTTGAGGTAGCTCAACTTTGCCTATGGCTTTAAGACGCTTCTTGCCCTCTTTTTGCTTCTCTAACAATTTGCGCTTGCGTGTAATGTCGCCGCCATAGCACTTTGCAGTTACATTTTTCCCCATAGATTTCACACTTTCTCTAGCAATGATTTTATTCCCCACACTTGCTTGGATAGCCACTTCAAACAGCTGACGCGGCACAAGCTCTTTCATACTTTCAACCAACGCCCTGCCCTTCTCATAGCTTTTTGATTTATCCACGATAATTGAGAGCGCATCGACAATCTCGCCTGCTACGCGTATATCAAGCCGCACCAAATCCCCCTCTCTAGATTCTATAGGCTCATAATCAAAGCTCGCATAGCCTTTCGTGCAGGATTTGAGCTTATCATAAAAATCCATAACAATTTCATTGCTAGGCAGCGCATACACAAGCATTACACGCGATTGTGTGAGGTATTCCATTTTTTCCTGCACGCCGCGCCGATTGGCTAATAAAGTAATGATATTGCCCAAATATTCGCTAGGCGTGATAATGCTCGCACGCACATAAGGTTCTTTAATGGATTCTATCTTTTGGATTTCTGGCAGCTCGCTAGGATTTTGCACTAAGATTTTTGTGCCATCAGTGAGATACACTTCATACACCACTGTGGGCGCAGTGGCGATGAGATTAAGTCCAAACTCACGCTCTAAGCGCTCTTTAACCACCTCCATATGTAAAAGTCCCAAAAATCCCACACGAAAGCCAAAGCCTAAAGCTATGCTTGTCTCTGGCTCAAAATTCAGCGCAGAATCATTAAGTTTTAACTTATTAAGCGCATCTCGCAGCTCCTCAAATTTATCTGTTTCAATAGGATAAATGCCTGCAAATACAAAAGGCTTTGCTGGGCGAAACCCCTCAATAGGCTCACTGGTAGGATTTTTCGCGCTTGTAATAGTATCTCCCACTGCCATATCTGTGAGCGTTTTTAATCCTAGTGAGATAATGCCAATCTCGCCGCACGCTATGCTCTGCGTTGGGATTTTCTGCACAGGGTGGGGATAATATAGCGCTAGCACCTCATATTTTTTCCCACTGCTCATCACCTGCACTTCCTCTCCCACGCGCAAACTTCCATCTTTAAGCCGCACAAGGGCTAAAGCGCCCAAATAATTATCAAACCACGAATCATAAATTAAAGCCTTTGTTGGAGCGTGTGGGTCTCCGCTGGGCGCTGGAATTTTCTCAATGATAGATTCTATAAGCGCTTGTATGCCCACGCCACTTTTGGCACTCACCTGCAAAGCTTCTGTGCAATCTAGCCCGATAGTAGATTCTATATCCTCCATTACACGCAGCGGCTGGGCTGCTGGGAGGTCGATTTTATTAATCACAGGGAGGATTTCAAGATTATTTTCCATAGCAATATACACATTTGCAATAGTTTGCGCCTCCACGCCCTGACTTGCATCAACCACAAGTAGCGCGCCTTCGCATGAACTCAAAGAGCGCGAAACCTCATAGCTAAAATCCACATGCCCGGGTGTATCAATGAGATTAAGGATATAATCCTGCCCTTTATAATGATAATTTAATCGCACCGATTGGGCTTTAATGGTAATCCCCCGCTCCTTTTCAATATCCATAGTATCCATAATCTGCGCTCTCATTTCGCGCTCACTCACCGCGCCGCACTCTTGAATAAGCCTATCTGCGAGTGTGGATTTACCATGGTCGATGTGCGCGATGATTGAAAAATTACGAATAAAAGCTTGGGGATTGTCTGCCATTATTATGCTCCATTTACAGAATCTATGCCTAAGGCGGTATTGTAGCACAAATGTATTTATAAGCAGGACTAGCCTACAAGGCTAGATTCTATTCATACCTTTTGACTACGCTTATGCGCTGGATTTAAAATATGCGCATAGCGGGGGAGTTGTGAAAGATTACCCATAAGCCCGCCAGAGTGGATAAACACAAGCTTATAGCCCTTGAAAGCGTGCAAATGCTGCCGCAGCATATAAAATCCCACGCTATCATAGATAATATCACAGCGCACATTATGGCTTTTAAGATAGCTTTGCATATCCCATATCGCAATTTTGGGCTTAGCGAAGATAAAGGGAGATTCTAAAATAATGGGTGCGGATACATTATGGCTATCAAACAAAGCGCACAAATCCGCTTTAGCGCAGTTAAGTGCTACTAGACTTGCTTGCGGATAGAGTAAATCTAAAGCCTTTTTAAGTGCCACCACTCCCACACCGCTGCCACTTGTGTAAAAAATAATCACCCCACTTCCCCTGCCCTGCTTTTCTATACTTTGCTTTAATTCGCACGCTAAGGCGCGCATACCATAATATGCCATTTGCACATCGCCACCTTGAGGAATAAAAAGTGTCTTAGGCGTAAGCAAAGAGTGCGCATAAGATTTTAAATGCTCCACACTGCTACCCACAGGCAAAGTATGCGCGCGCATACCGCATTTAAGGGCAAAGGCTAGATTGCCTTTGGGCGCAAAAGTAGCTTTGGGCATCACATAATGAAATGTCGCGCCCTTAATGTGCGCAAGATAGGCTAAAGACGCCATTGCATTAGACTGATTGCCGCCATAGCTTAGCCAAATGTTTTGGTGGTATTGATTTTGCAGGAGTGCGGCGAATTTGCGCGCTTTGTTGCCATTACAATAGGGATGGATTAAATCATCGCGTTTAAGTAAAAAGGGATAATCAAAAAGCAGCCTAGATTCTATAATAGAGCGCGAGAAATCAAGCATTAGCCTATTTGCCTAGGCAAAATGTGCCAAAAAGCCTATCAAGCAACTCTGTATGCTCATAAGGGCGAGTGAGCGCGCTGATAGATTCTATACAATCTTGTATGTGAAATGCCTGTAGCTCAATCCAACTCTGTATGCAATCATCTTTAAGCCCAGCAATAACCTTATTTATAGAATCTAGCGCATTTTTTAGACACTCAAGCTGATAGCTTGATGTAAGAATAATGCTATCACTCCCGCTATTTGCGCTCACAATTGGTTCAATAACTTTTAAAATATCGCGCGCGCCATTATGCTTAATGCTTGTGCGTAATATAGGCGCATTAAACTTTGCAAAAATGCTTTCATTATGTGTCGCGCCCATATCGCTTTTATTTAAAATAATCACAATATGCTTATTTTCTCTAGCATTTTGCTCTAATATATCCATAATCGCGCTATCTTTTTCATCAAAATGCTGTGAATTATCAAACACAGCCAAAATAATATCACTGCGTGACACGGCTTCCTTTGCCTTTGTGATGCCAATGCGCTCAATGCTATCATCACTTTGGCGAATGCCCGCTGTATCCACCACGCGCACCAAAGCACTACCAATGCACAATGTCTCCTCAATGGTATCGCGCGTCGTCCCCTCTATATCGCTCACAATAGCACGCTCATACATTAAAAGCGCATTAAGCAAAGAGCTTTTGCCCACATTTGGCTTGCCTATAATGCTTAAAGTATAGCCATTAATCACCCCTTGTCGTGCTATTGATGCGCTATAAACTTGCTCTAATTTCTGCTTTATTTTCCCTAAAGTCGTGTGTATAAAATGAGTAGTATCGCCCACTTCATCACCATAATCAATGCTCGCCTCCATATAAGCTAGCACCAAAAGCAAGCTTTCACGCACCTCCTCTACAAAAGTGCTTAGCTCTCCGCTAAGTTGGCGCATAAGCATTTTATTTGCCTCAAGGCTTTGAGATTGTATGAGTCCGGCTATGGCTTGAATTTGTGCTAAATCTAATCGCCCACCCAAAAAAGCGCGCTTGCTAAATTCGCCTGCTTGAGCCATTCTCGCGCCTAAATTGATGCACAGCTCCACAATCGCTCTAGCACTCACAATCCCGCCATGGCACTGCACTTCACACACATCTTGCGTCGTGTAGCTGTGAGGCTTTGGGAAATAAAGCACTATGGCTTCATCAATGGCTACTCCCTCTCTATCATAAATCCGGCATAAATGCGCATAACGAGGCAATAATTGATTTTTTTTTGTGAGTAAAAGTGTAATTTCATAAGCGCGCGCACCACTTAAGCGCACAATGCTAATAGCGCCTATGCCTATGGGAGTAGCAATAGCGACAATAGTGCTATCGTCTAAAGTCGTTGATGATGATGTATTTCTCATCTGCTTCATTTTGTCGCACGGATACATATTTCTCTGGGAACATCTCGCGCAATTTAGTTAAAGCAATATACACCAAAATCCCATCGAGTGCTTTTGTCTGTGCCTTGCCATTAAGCTTAATCAAACGTGCAATATCTTTAAGATACACATCTATCATCTCTTCTTGATTTTTTAAAAATTCAGCAATTTCTAGCCGCAAAGAATAGCCATATTTAGGATTAATCCAATTAAATAGTAAGTATGAGAGCGCCTTATACCGATAGCCCCTCTCACCGATGAGCAGCGCGCAATCGCGTCCATCAATGTAAATATAAAGTGTATTGTCCTCCAGCATACGCACTTCAAATTTATCAATATCAAAAGGTAAAAGTTTAAACAAAGATTCTAACTCTGTGCGTATTTGCTTGATATTTGCCTCATCGTCTCGATTATAATTATCCCAAGAATTTTGCTCTCCCCAAATCTTTTGCGGCTTTGGCATAAAATTTTGAGAATCTTCATCTATCTCCTCTATCTCTAGCGCTTGCTTTGGCAGATAAGTTTCTCTTTTTGCACTTTCTTTACGGTGTGCGCTCTTATGCTTAGTATCGACAATAATAATAGCATCTTTCTTACCCAGTCCTAAAAAGCCATTTGTGGGATTTTGCACAATTTCATATTCCAAATCTGCCACAGAGCAATTAAGCTCTGTTGAAGCCTTAATGAGGGCTGCCTCTAAAGTTTTTTCTACAATTTTTTTCATTTTATCCCCTTTTTATTTGACTTATTTTTGTGGTGCAATGCCTCATGCTCGGCTATCTCCTTTGCTTTTTTATTTGCCATAACTCTATTAATAATGATTTGCTGGATAATAGAGAATATATT
Above is a window of Helicobacter jaachi DNA encoding:
- a CDS encoding DegT/DnrJ/EryC1/StrS family aminotransferase; protein product: MIAFLDLAKVNERFRGELDSEIDDILKSGRYVLGEHNKRFEQAFSAYCGVNASVGCANGLDALKLAILGLDLKPGDEIIVPANTYIASMLAIWACGCVPVFVEPNITNYNIDVDLIESAITPKTRAIMVVHLYGQAVDMQKVWDLASRYKLFIIEDCAQAHGAIYQGKRVGTLGDVGAFSFYPGKNLGALGDGGCVVSNDYALIEKIRALGNYGSHKKYENIYKGCNSRLDELQAAFLNIKLKKLDADNERRREIARFYCENIESSLIILPKCEDKHAHVWHLFVIRCAQRAKLQTYLAQNGIETLIHYPIPPHKQQACKEYNHLHLPITERIHNEVLSLPVSPVMSDCEVQRVVEVINKFT
- the lepA gene encoding translation elongation factor 4, whose protein sequence is MADNPQAFIRNFSIIAHIDHGKSTLADRLIQECGAVSEREMRAQIMDTMDIEKERGITIKAQSVRLNYHYKGQDYILNLIDTPGHVDFSYEVSRSLSSCEGALLVVDASQGVEAQTIANVYIAMENNLEILPVINKIDLPAAQPLRVMEDIESTIGLDCTEALQVSAKSGVGIQALIESIIEKIPAPSGDPHAPTKALIYDSWFDNYLGALALVRLKDGSLRVGEEVQVMSSGKKYEVLALYYPHPVQKIPTQSIACGEIGIISLGLKTLTDMAVGDTITSAKNPTSEPIEGFRPAKPFVFAGIYPIETDKFEELRDALNKLKLNDSALNFEPETSIALGFGFRVGFLGLLHMEVVKERLEREFGLNLIATAPTVVYEVYLTDGTKILVQNPSELPEIQKIESIKEPYVRASIITPSEYLGNIITLLANRRGVQEKMEYLTQSRVMLVYALPSNEIVMDFYDKLKSCTKGYASFDYEPIESREGDLVRLDIRVAGEIVDALSIIVDKSKSYEKGRALVESMKELVPRQLFEVAIQASVGNKIIARESVKSMGKNVTAKCYGGDITRKRKLLEKQKEGKKRLKAIGKVELPQEAFLAVLKIDG
- a CDS encoding pyridoxal-phosphate dependent enzyme produces the protein MLDFSRSIIESRLLFDYPFLLKRDDLIHPYCNGNKARKFAALLQNQYHQNIWLSYGGNQSNAMASLAYLAHIKGATFHYVMPKATFAPKGNLAFALKCGMRAHTLPVGSSVEHLKSYAHSLLTPKTLFIPQGGDVQMAYYGMRALACELKQSIEKQGRGSGVIIFYTSGSGVGVVALKKALDLLYPQASLVALNCAKADLCALFDSHNVSAPIILESPFIFAKPKIAIWDMQSYLKSHNVRCDIIYDSVGFYMLRQHLHAFKGYKLVFIHSGGLMGNLSQLPRYAHILNPAHKRSQKV
- the mnmE gene encoding tRNA uridine-5-carboxymethylaminomethyl(34) synthesis GTPase MnmE produces the protein MRNTSSSTTLDDSTIVAIATPIGIGAISIVRLSGARAYEITLLLTKKNQLLPRYAHLCRIYDREGVAIDEAIVLYFPKPHSYTTQDVCEVQCHGGIVSARAIVELCINLGARMAQAGEFSKRAFLGGRLDLAQIQAIAGLIQSQSLEANKMLMRQLSGELSTFVEEVRESLLLVLAYMEASIDYGDEVGDTTHFIHTTLGKIKQKLEQVYSASIARQGVINGYTLSIIGKPNVGKSSLLNALLMYERAIVSDIEGTTRDTIEETLCIGSALVRVVDTAGIRQSDDSIERIGITKAKEAVSRSDIILAVFDNSQHFDEKDSAIMDILEQNARENKHIVIILNKSDMGATHNESIFAKFNAPILRTSIKHNGARDILKVIEPIVSANSGSDSIILTSSYQLECLKNALDSINKVIAGLKDDCIQSWIELQAFHIQDCIESISALTRPYEHTELLDRLFGTFCLGK
- a CDS encoding Jag N-terminal domain-containing protein — encoded protein: MKKIVEKTLEAALIKASTELNCSVADLEYEIVQNPTNGFLGLGKKDAIIIVDTKHKSAHRKESAKRETYLPKQALEIEEIDEDSQNFMPKPQKIWGEQNSWDNYNRDDEANIKQIRTELESLFKLLPFDIDKFEVRMLEDNTLYIYIDGRDCALLIGERGYRYKALSYLLFNWINPKYGYSLRLEIAEFLKNQEEMIDVYLKDIARLIKLNGKAQTKALDGILVYIALTKLREMFPEKYVSVRQNEADEKYIIINDFRR